From Symphalangus syndactylus isolate Jambi chromosome 17, NHGRI_mSymSyn1-v2.1_pri, whole genome shotgun sequence, one genomic window encodes:
- the GIPC3 gene encoding PDZ domain-containing protein GIPC3 isoform X1, translated as MEGAEAREARGAETPRASAPPPAPSEPPAAPRARPRLVFRTQLAHGSPTGKIEGFTNVRELYAKIAEAFGIAPTEILFCTLNSHKVDMQKLLGGQIGLEDFIFAHVRGETKEVEVTKTEDALGLTITDNGAGYAFIKRIKEGSIINRIEAVCVGDSIEAINDHSIVGCRHYEVAKMLRELPKSQPFTLRLVQPKRAFDMIGQRSRSSKCPVEVKVTSGRETLRLRSGGAATVEEAPSEFEEEASRKVDDLLESYMGIRDPELGKGPGVHHGGDVQEDSQRPGVCTLFRLRLGRVRLPRRVCGGSVGRHRRGQRGLWLVCPGGAQHSPSPEPSPLPRPCSRTQPRSEDKFLSRTQSNLEPQPNSRSQPFSRIQPRSEAKLCARAQASSETEPSIENKPCSKTQASPETKPSSRTQMGSETMPSIETMPCSKTQASSEAKPSSRTQMSFETMPSIETMPCSKTQASSEAKPSSRTQMGSETMPSIETMPCSKTQASSEAKPSSGTQMGSEMEASIETKPCSRTQASSEAKPSSRTQMRSETKPCSEAQASSEMKLISRIQLSPDNKPNSGTQTHFKTQTSLETNPSSRIQASLETKPCWKTQADSGTLDSSTMQPHLDTRSSSGTPVNFGTHVRFMKQPSSGTPASSGFRDSSQTKSYSRTQTSSENQVHTAAPSRSQPQLHPSAHPHPAAESSSSDDSSSETEPSSRTSPSATTRPNSRIQTSSGTPSILEARPSSSTQLGAKPHSPCRMQVSSRMQFTSKTQTNFKAWPSSRAQSSPGTTPSSRTQLSSGAQAGSEIPASSKTQTVAETQSSSRIQLSSGVQSSPGTRAMAAMELSSTALSSSDSRPSSRTQRCPGARPAFGTQFASKTLPGSRYQLQTTAPDNSGIRLDFGKQTSSGSQPSFGTQPSSGTQISSRIQASSGSQLSSGTQLISRDQPSSRTQTSSGNQLSSGTQASARIQLSPGAPLSSRTQSSPETRLSSVAQSSSGTQTSSRIQPDSETQTSSRIQPESGAHLSSRTQSSSETGLSSETQTGSRIQPSPGAHLNSGTQPVSGTQSSSRTHTSSRTWLSPRNGLCPQTPGLDPRIQLEAPAPARPQPAGPPPRDPTPAPSKDPQPLPQPHDQVRGIQASLGPIPGLPQASYLAPQPQVSSTPEKPAVSPKPWVGPQNSTPPTISVTLSPPPRAALLSSHLSESPALAPALSPTLGEPGPRPYRGGP; from the exons ATGGAGGGAGCAGAGGCCCGGGAGGCCCGGGGGGCCGAGACCCCGCGCGCGTCTGCGCCCCCGCCCGCTCCCTCGGAGCCCCCGGCCGCGCCCCGCGCCCGCCCGCGCCTCGTCTTCCGCACGCAGCTGGCGCACGGGAGCCCCACCGGCAAGATCGAGGGCTTCACCAACGTCCGCGAGCTGTACGCCAAGATCGCTGAAGCCTTCGGGATCGCGCCCACCGAG ATTTTATTCTGCACCCTCAACAGCCACAAAGTGGACATGCAGAAGCTCCTCGGGGGCCAGATAGGCCTGGAGGACTTCATCTTTGCCCATGTGCGAGGCGagaccaaggaggtggaggtcactAAGACAGAGGACGCTCTGGGGCTGACCATCACGGACAACGGGGCTGGCTACGCCTTCATCAAG AGAATCAAGGAAGGCAGTATCATCAACCGGATCGAGGCAGTGTGCGTGGGTGACAGCATCGAAGCCATCAACGACCACTCCATTGTGGGCTGTCGCCACTACGAGGTGGCCAAGATGCTGCGGGAGCTGCCCAAGTCCCAGCCCTTCACCCTGCGCCTGGTGCAGCCCAAGAGGGCCTTCG ATATGATTGGCCAGAGAAGTCGGTCCAGCAAATGTCCCGTAGAGGTGAAAGTGACCAGTGGGAGGGAGACCCTGCGGCTTCGTTCTGGGGGGGCTGCCACAGTGGAGGAAGCG CCCAGTGAGTTTGAGGAGGAGGCATCCCGGAAGGTTGATGACCTGCTGGAAAGCTACATGGGCATTCGGGACCCCGAGCTGGGTAAGGGGCCAGG CGTCCACCATGGTGGAGACGTCCAAGAAGACAGCCAGCGCCCAGGAGTTTGCACGCTGTTTAGACTCCGTCTTGGGCGAGTTCGCCTTCCCCGACGAGTTTGTGGTGGAAGTGTGGGCCGCCATCGGCGAGGCCAGAGAGGCCTGTGGCTAGTCTGCCCTGGGGGGGCCCAGCACAGCCCCAGCCCGGAGCCCAGCCCCCTGCCCCGGCCCTGCTCCAGAACCCAGCCCAGATCGGAGGACAAGTTCCTCTCTAGAACCCAATCCAATCTGGAGCCCCAGCCCAACTCCAGAAGCCAGCCCTTCTCTAGAATCCAGCCCAGATCTGAGGCCAAGCTCTGTGCTAGAGCCCAGGCCAGCTCTGAGACCGAGCCCAGCATTGAGAATAAGCCCTGTTCTAAAACTCAGGCCAGCCCTGAGACCAAGCCCAGCTCTAGAACTCAGATGGGCTCTGAGACCATGCCCAGCATTGAGACCATGCCCTGTTCTAAAACTCAGGCCAGCTCCGAGGCCAAGCCCAGCTCTAGAACTCAGATGAGCTTTGAGACCATGCCCAGCATTGAGACCATGCCCTGTTCTAAAACTCAGGCCAGCTCCGAGGCCAAGCCCAGCTCTAGAACCCAGATGGGCTCTGAGACCATGCCCAGCATTGAGACCATGCCCTGTTCTAAAACTCAGGCCAGCTCTGAGGCCAAGCCCAGCTCTGGAACCCAGATGGGCTCTGAGATGGAGGCCAGCATTGAGACCAAGCCCTGTTCTAGAACTCAGGCCAGCTCTGAGGCCAAGCCCAGCTCTAGAACCCAGATGAGATCTGAGACCAAGCCCTGCTCTGAAGCCCAGGCCAGCTCTGAGATGAAGCTCATCTCTAGAATCCAGCTGAGCCCTGACAACAAGCCAAACTCTGGAACCCAGACACATTTTAAGACCCAGACCAGCTTGGAGACCAATCCCAGTTCCAGAATCCAGGCTAGCTTGGAGACCAAGCCCTGCTGGAAAACTCAAGCTGACTCTGGAACTCTGGACAGCTCCACGATGCAGCCACACCTGGACACTCGGTCTAGCTCTGGAACCCCAGTTAATTTTGGAACCCATGTGAGATTCATGAAGCAGCCCAGCTCTGGAACCCCAGCCAGCTCAGGATTCAGAGACAGCTCCCAAACCAAATCTTATTCAAGAACTCAGACCAGCTCAGAAAACCAGGTCCACACAGCTGCCCCCTCCAGATCCCAACCCCAGTTGCATCCAAGTGCCCATCCCCATCCTGCAGCCGAGTCCAGCTCCAGTGATGATTCCAGCTCTGAGACTGAGCCCAGCTCTAGAACCTCGCCCAGTGCTACAACCAGGCCCAACTCCAGGATTCAGACCAGCTCTGGAACCCCATCCATCTTGGAAGCGAGACCCAGCTCCAGCACACAGCTTGGTGCCAAGCCCCACTCTCCCTGCAGAATGCAGGTCAGCTCTAGAATGCAGTTTACTTCCAAGACCCAGACCAATTTCAAGGCCTGGCCAAGCTCCAGAGCTCAATCCAGCccaggcaccacacccagctctagAACTCAGCTCAGTTCTGGAGCACAAGCTGGTTCTGAAATCCCAGCCAGCTCCAAAACACAGACAGTGGCTGAGACTCAGTCAAGTTCCAGAATCCAGCTAAGCTCTGGAGTCCAATCTAGTCCTGGGACCCGGGCCATGGCAGCAATGGAGTTAAGCTCCACAGCCCTCTCTAGTTCTGACAGCAGGCCCAGCTCCAGGACCCAGCGCTGCCCAGGAGCGCGACCAGCCTTTGGGACTCAATTCGCCTCTAAAACCCTGCCAGGTTCTAGATACCAGCTCCAGACCACAGCCCCAGACAACTCTGGTATTCGACTGGACTTTGGGAAGCAGACCAGCTCTGGAAGTCAGCCTAGCTTTGGAACTCAGCCCAGCTCTGGGACCCAGATAAGCTCAAGAATTCAAGCCAGCTCTGGAAGTCAGCTTAGTTCTGGAACCCAGCTGATTTCCAGAGACCAACCCAGCTCCAGAACGCAGACTAGTTCTGGAAACCAGCTCAGCTCTGGGACCCAGGCCAGTGCAAGAATTCAGCTCAGCCCCGGAGCTCCTCTTAGCTCCAGAACCCAGTCCAGTCCTGAGACCAGGCTCAGCTCCGTGGCCCAGTCCAGCTCTGGAACCCAGACCAGCTCAAGAATTCAGCCCGA CTCTGAAACCCAGACCAGCTCAAGAATTCAGCCCGAGTCtggagcccacctcagctccAGAACCCAGTCCAGCTCTGAGACTGGGCTCAGCTCTGAAACCCAGACTGGCTCAAGAATTCAGCCCAGCCCTGGAGCCCACCTTAATTCTGGAACCCAGCCTGTTTCTGGAACCCAATCCAGTTCCAGAACTCACACCAGTTCAAGAACCTGGCTGAGCCCTAGAAATGGACTCTGCCCACAGACCCCTGGCCTTGACCCTAGAATCCAGCTTgaggcccctgccccagcccGACCTCAGCCCGCAGGCCCACCCCCcagagaccccaccccagcccctagcAAAGACCCCCAGCCTCTGCCTCAGCCCCATGATCAGGTACGCGGCATCCAGGCCAGCCTTGGCCCCATCCCAGGCTTACCCCAGGCCTCCTACCTGGCCCCCCAGCCACAGGTCTCCTCAACCCCCGAGAAGCCAGCCGTCTCTCCCAAACCCTGGGTGGGACCCCAGAATTCCACCCCACCCACCATATCTGTCACTCTTAGTCCTCCCCCCAGGGCAGCCCTCCTGAGTTCCCATCTGTCTGAGTCCCCAGCTTTGGCGCCAGCCCTTTCCCCCACTCTGGGGGAGCCAGGGCCCCGCCCTTACCGCGGGGGGCCGTAG
- the GIPC3 gene encoding PDZ domain-containing protein GIPC3 isoform X3, with translation MEGAEAREARGAETPRASAPPPAPSEPPAAPRARPRLVFRTQLAHGSPTGKIEGFTNVRELYAKIAEAFGIAPTEILFCTLNSHKVDMQKLLGGQIGLEDFIFAHVRGETKEVEVTKTEDALGLTITDNGAGYAFIKRIKEGSIINRIEAVCVGDSIEAINDHSIVGCRHYEVAKMLRELPKSQPFTLRLVQPKRAFDMIGQRSRSSKCPVEVKVTSGRETLRLRSGGAATVEEAPSEFEEEASRKVDDLLESYMGIRDPELASTMVETSKKTASAQEFARCLDSVLGEFAFPDEFVVEVWAAIGEAREACG, from the exons ATGGAGGGAGCAGAGGCCCGGGAGGCCCGGGGGGCCGAGACCCCGCGCGCGTCTGCGCCCCCGCCCGCTCCCTCGGAGCCCCCGGCCGCGCCCCGCGCCCGCCCGCGCCTCGTCTTCCGCACGCAGCTGGCGCACGGGAGCCCCACCGGCAAGATCGAGGGCTTCACCAACGTCCGCGAGCTGTACGCCAAGATCGCTGAAGCCTTCGGGATCGCGCCCACCGAG ATTTTATTCTGCACCCTCAACAGCCACAAAGTGGACATGCAGAAGCTCCTCGGGGGCCAGATAGGCCTGGAGGACTTCATCTTTGCCCATGTGCGAGGCGagaccaaggaggtggaggtcactAAGACAGAGGACGCTCTGGGGCTGACCATCACGGACAACGGGGCTGGCTACGCCTTCATCAAG AGAATCAAGGAAGGCAGTATCATCAACCGGATCGAGGCAGTGTGCGTGGGTGACAGCATCGAAGCCATCAACGACCACTCCATTGTGGGCTGTCGCCACTACGAGGTGGCCAAGATGCTGCGGGAGCTGCCCAAGTCCCAGCCCTTCACCCTGCGCCTGGTGCAGCCCAAGAGGGCCTTCG ATATGATTGGCCAGAGAAGTCGGTCCAGCAAATGTCCCGTAGAGGTGAAAGTGACCAGTGGGAGGGAGACCCTGCGGCTTCGTTCTGGGGGGGCTGCCACAGTGGAGGAAGCG CCCAGTGAGTTTGAGGAGGAGGCATCCCGGAAGGTTGATGACCTGCTGGAAAGCTACATGGGCATTCGGGACCCCGAGCTGG CGTCCACCATGGTGGAGACGTCCAAGAAGACAGCCAGCGCCCAGGAGTTTGCACGCTGTTTAGACTCCGTCTTGGGCGAGTTCGCCTTCCCCGACGAGTTTGTGGTGGAAGTGTGGGCCGCCATCGGCGAGGCCAGAGAGGCCTGTGGCTAG
- the GIPC3 gene encoding PDZ domain-containing protein GIPC3 isoform X2: protein MAPLEMGSLRPPWGWGVPGRFSNLGSFGLQPPGGASRLNLEVWGLEVPGYGEGVSTCWKPPSPSSLCSGGPTPCPFPWAGILVAGGRGLRRQGGCVGGCMPWLTLGSFSPGQILFCTLNSHKVDMQKLLGGQIGLEDFIFAHVRGETKEVEVTKTEDALGLTITDNGAGYAFIKVPGRGWAGGFLGSSNCPHPTLGRRGFCGLEAGGWGCPASDAGSLQRIKEGSIINRIEAVCVGDSIEAINDHSIVGCRHYEVAKMLRELPKSQPFTLRLVQPKRAFDMIGQRSRSSKCPVEVKVTSGRETLRLRSGGAATVEEAPSEFEEEASRKVDDLLESYMGIRDPELASTMVETSKKTASAQEFARCLDSVLGEFAFPDEFVVEVWAAIGEAREACG, encoded by the exons ATGGCCCCCTTAGAGATGGGAAGTCTGAGGCCGCCGTGGGGTTGGGGGGTTCCTGGGCGTTTTTCCAATCTGGGTTCGTTTGGCTTGCAGCCCCCAGGGGGCGCCAGCAGATTAAACCTGGAGGTCTGGGGGCTGGAGGTCCCGGGGTATGGAGAGGGGGTCTCCACCTGCTGGAAGCCgccttctccctcctctctctgttCTGGGGGTCCCACGCCCTGCCCTTTCCCATGGGCTGGGATCCTGGTCGCTGGGGGCAGGGGCCTGCGCAGACAGGGTGGCTGCGTGGGGGGATGCATGCCCTGGCTAACTCTGGGCTCCTTCTCCCCCGGGCAGATTTTATTCTGCACCCTCAACAGCCACAAAGTGGACATGCAGAAGCTCCTCGGGGGCCAGATAGGCCTGGAGGACTTCATCTTTGCCCATGTGCGAGGCGagaccaaggaggtggaggtcactAAGACAGAGGACGCTCTGGGGCTGACCATCACGGACAACGGGGCTGGCTACGCCTTCATCAAGGTGCCCGGGAGGGGGTGGGCGGGTGGCTTCCTGGGGTCCAGCaactgcccccaccccactctgGGTCGACGTGGGTTCTGCGGATTGGAGGCGGGTGGCTGGGGTTGCCCTGCCAGCGACGCTGGATCCCTGCAGAGAATCAAGGAAGGCAGTATCATCAACCGGATCGAGGCAGTGTGCGTGGGTGACAGCATCGAAGCCATCAACGACCACTCCATTGTGGGCTGTCGCCACTACGAGGTGGCCAAGATGCTGCGGGAGCTGCCCAAGTCCCAGCCCTTCACCCTGCGCCTGGTGCAGCCCAAGAGGGCCTTCG ATATGATTGGCCAGAGAAGTCGGTCCAGCAAATGTCCCGTAGAGGTGAAAGTGACCAGTGGGAGGGAGACCCTGCGGCTTCGTTCTGGGGGGGCTGCCACAGTGGAGGAAGCG CCCAGTGAGTTTGAGGAGGAGGCATCCCGGAAGGTTGATGACCTGCTGGAAAGCTACATGGGCATTCGGGACCCCGAGCTGG CGTCCACCATGGTGGAGACGTCCAAGAAGACAGCCAGCGCCCAGGAGTTTGCACGCTGTTTAGACTCCGTCTTGGGCGAGTTCGCCTTCCCCGACGAGTTTGTGGTGGAAGTGTGGGCCGCCATCGGCGAGGCCAGAGAGGCCTGTGGCTAG